In the genome of Ochotona princeps isolate mOchPri1 unplaced genomic scaffold, mOchPri1.hap1 HAP1_SCAFFOLD_465, whole genome shotgun sequence, the window AATACGAACACACAGAAAGATGCAAACCTGGGTCAAGAATTAATTCACAGGCATTAGACTCGGTGTGAAGAAATTATAGTACAATGATTAGTTATAGTTGTGTGCACAGTTGTGTTACCAAGAAAGTTGCAATTCTAAGTAAGTCTAAAGGTATTCTTTAAATACCGATGACACTTAAAAGTGTGAATGATGGGGCCAGCATcttggtatagtaggctaagcctccacctacagcaccagcatcccatgtgggcaccggtctgtgttccagctgcttcacttctgatccagctccctgcttgtggcctgggaaatcagcagagaatggctcaagtccttgggcttctgcacacaagcaggagacctggaggaaactcctgactcttgcttcagatcagctcagttgtggccatctggggaatgaacccaagtatggaagatttttctctttctgtctctcattctctctgcctttcaaataaaaaaatggaataaaatataaatgataagAAAGCTCTGGATCATCTAGAGGGCCATATGCTCCCTTTCTTCAGGGATGTGCCATAGACCCAAaggccctgggaaggcaatgagcTGGGTACACACTGTTGAGCCACAGACTCATTGATTCAGCCAGGAAGCATCccaaaggcacagaaagaatCACAAAAATAATGCCAAGCGGGAAGCAGCATCCCCAGGAACATGCCACGGggacagcagtgagggaggagccTAAAGAGCTGGTGGTGATCTCTTAACTGGGAGGCACACGAAAAAGCAGGAAGACCAAGAGGAGCCCCAGGACCTGGTTCCAGACCGTGCCATCACCTCCCGGGACTGGTGAGCAATGAGTTCTGAAGCCAAGCTCTGCCTCCCCTTTCAGCTTTAATGACACCTTTATGAATTTAACAAAAATTACCAACTATTTCCCTAGAAGTAAAAGCCCATATTTGGAATCAAGAAGATTTTCCTTTTACAGGTAGCctaagagaagaaaagaggaccAGAGGATATGAAGGGAAAGCAGTTTCAGAGCTGATAGCCTCGGCTGTAGCCCCTTCTCAGGAAACAGGTATGATGCCAGGAGCACTCAGGATGAATGACCAAGAGAAGAGGACACAGGGCCAGGCAACTCATCCAGGGTGAAGCAGCTGAAACATTATTGGTAATAATGCTGGCCTTGACCTTGGTGAGATAGTATGTCTGGAACATGTAGCTgggaggagctggtgttgtggtgcaataagctaagctgccacctgcgatgccagcatcctatatgggagcacTGATGCTggccccttctgatccagctccctgttagtgtgcatgggaaagcagcagaggatggctcagtggcttggGTCCCTATTTCAGGTTCTCctgtcctcagcctggcccaggcctggccagtgcagacatttggggagtaaatgattCCGTCCCTCCCCCAAATTCAAATGAACACAAttccttaggggaaaaaaaaggaagcatgggagagagggagagagagagagcgaaagagaaggaagaaagaaggaagggaggaaggaaagaagaaagcaggtgagtgaaagaaagaaatggagggagggagagagagaaagagaaagaagaaaggaaggaaggaaggaaggaaggaaggaaggaaggaaggaaggaaggaaggaaggaaggaaaagaaagaaagagagagagagaaagaaagaaagaaagaaagagaaagaaagagagagagagagaaagaaagaaagaaagaaagaaagaaagaaagaaagaaagaaagaaagaaagaaagagagagagaaagaaagagaaaagagagagacagaaagagtacGTATAGTTGAGAAATGATCTATAGGGGCAAGTTGGCCAGCACCTTCCTAGGCAGGACCTAGACCCCCATGTTCCCATGAAGTTTTGAGGAAGCACTGGAGAGACAGACAAGCATCTCTGAGTGTGCACTCTGAGCTATGGTGGGAGAAGAACTACCCTCGCAGTAGAAGGATGCAAGAGAGGCTGTGGAGGCTGGTTAGTTTACCACAGCTTACCTTCAGATTCTTCAGATACATTCTGTCTCCTTAGCTTCTGCCACCCACCTCCTGGCACAGGGCCAGGCCTCCGGTGGGCACTTGGTGGCGCTTGCCAAAGCTCGGCAAGAGTGTCACATTGTTATTCTCCAACAGATGGCACCATTACAGCATTCCCGACAGAGCAGGGGTCCTGCATTAAGCACTGTGCCGCCAAGAGGACTCTGCCTCCAGGACAACCCAGAAGCGATAGGAAAATGTGGCAAATGGAGTGAAAGACTCAGGAACACACTGCTGGCACTGCGACATTGCTGCTTACCGCAGTGGGGATTCTGGCATGTCCCTGTGGGATGAAAATGTGTCTTTTCTAGTCGCAGGGAGAATAGATGAAAGTATCCAGGGAAAGAATTGTTCCTCAATTTATGAAAAGCTTCCAAACGAACTGCTTTACTTCACACATTGAGGCAATAGCCTAGGGTGCTTCTAAAGTCACAAGGTGATGTTGGCTGCAAGGGAGCGCAGGGGAAGTCACCACATACCTAGCAGCAGTTTAGCTGTACTGTGCAGACACTGTGGCACACACGTGTCTTCATTCTGACAGGTGAAAGAACCCCTTAAGACAGCCTACCTGGACCAGGGAGGGGGCCGTGCTCCTCACCTCTCACACTTGAGCAGTGCTTGGAACCCAGGGCGCAGGCAGGCTCAGCAACAGCCCAGGACAATTTTTAGCACACAGTGTGTGTCAACATAGACAGTCTTGACTGGACAGGTGGCGAGCAGTGAGGGAAGCTTCTGCTGTGAGAAATACTCCGCAGACCTGGGGGCAAGGGCACTGGCAGCACTAGGCCTGGGCAGAGACACCTGGCTCACACCCTCAGTGCCCTTAGGCTTGCTGCTCCTCTTTTTTCCTCACTTTTTGAGAATCAGGTTTAAACATGGAACTGTATAGTTCTGCACTTGGTTCCAAGGTGTGTCATCCCCTGGAGTCCCACGGTGCCAGGACCAATGAGAGCCTGGTGGGAATCCCAGCCGATACTCCTGTGACAAGAAGGGCTGAGCAGGACAGGAGGCTGCAGAACCGTATTTGCTGATGGAAAACTGTTTGTATCTGAACCCGGAGAACCAGATAGGAGAATGGACTGAGGGCACAGGACAGGAGGCATAAAAGGAGAGCTGAAAGTGGTGGGGGTTGAAGGACCAGACCGGACACACCCAGACATCAGTGAGTGAGCTAAGCTGCCCTGGGCACTCCTAGCAGACTCTGCAGGCTGAGTTCCAGAGAACAGAGCAGTGTGGGACGCCGAGACCCCAGCTCCTTCCTCCCCAAGAGCTGGTCCTCTGGCATGTCATCTTCGGGTTGCTCCCTGCCTCAAATCCAAACTGCCCTGACCAAAATGCAGAGTAACAGAAACTGAGCCAATTCCCTTTCCAGTCAGGGACTCAGAACAGCAACTGGCAGACTGGTTCCCACTTAGGGTGCTGTGAGTCAGACAcccaggttcaagtcttggccTGTGACCTTGAGCGAGTCCTAGAGTCTGTGTCTAAAAATAGCCACAGTGCTACTTGGGAGGGTGTGCTCAACAAGTGCCTCCAGACCTGAGTGCTGGAGCTGTGAGGGGGGCCTCGACCGCTTCTTGCACGCATCCTGTTCTTTTAAGCCACTGCCCACCACCGTGCACCTACACCCACCAAGAACCTGGAAAGGCCTGTGCCAGCTCAAGGATGTCACTATCCCTTTCCTTAATTCTCTCCTGAAGGGTACAGTTTCTTTAAATAAGAAAAGATCCAACATTACAGTTTCTGGAAGCTTCCCTAAGTAGTCTTACTTTCTCAGGGGGGCTAGTTATCACCATTACCCCCATCCCAGGGAATTATAAGGAAATTCACATTTGCACAAGACTTCCTATAGGTcttattcatttttctctcccAACAACCAAATCCTCATTTTATATACATGCAGAAACTAACGAATCATACCATGTTAGAACTGAGATGCTGGCAGATTTGTGCCACCAGGACTCTCCCCGCTTACCCCACCTCCACTCCACCCCCGCAACCCAGAAGCAGCCAGCAGcaagacacacacaggcatggaCACACCCAGGACCCTGGCTCATCCCTTCTCCAAGCTTGCTCCAGGGAAGTCTTGGAAAATCTCTGTGGCTCAAGGCTGTAGATGAGCTGATGTCAGTGCAAGCATTCTGGGGAACACCTTACCGGCATCCTCCACTAGAGACCTGAGCAGTTATGGTGCTTTCCTTTGTGATGTGTCACTCCACACTTAGAGATCCAGGGCAATCCCTCCAGAACAATCCCTCCCACTCCACCCCCTCTCCCAACTGCCACAGAACAGGTGTCCAACCTGCCATTCCAGAACCCAGGCTTGCAGACCATCTCCCTGGGGGCAAGACATTGCACTGAAAAGAGGTCTTTTGCACAAGTGCAACTCCAGCTACTGCAAACCCTCCTGAACAAGGCCAGGGGAGTCTTCAACATATCCTACTGCTCACCTAGCCAGAGGTCAAGGGCCAGCACAAAAGGGAAAGCAGGCAGAGATGGCCGAGCCTGCCCCGACTAGGGCAAGGATAGTCAATTCCTTGGAACTGGAGACAAGGACAGAAGCAGGAAGCCCTGGTCCACGCAGGGCGCCCAGAAGCCCCTTCCCTCACCCCTTAGTATCAGTCAGCAAGGAGGAAAGATGATGCCTTTTTATTGAGGTTAACACAAGGACAGCGCCGAGGAGAGGTACACAGAGGAAGGGCACGTGGTCATCACTCAGGAGGAGGGAGGCACATCGGTTCAGGGACCTCAGGACAGCAACATGCTCCATGCCCTGGGTGGGttggggggaggaagggaagcgCCACGACACTTGGGGGCTCACGGGAGGGTCTGAAGCTTCCTGAACTAacaccacagccacagccctgTCCCTCGGGGCTCACACACTACTGTACAGTGGACACGGACACGATGGAGGCGACACGGAGAGGCAGTGGGCAGGGGCACACTGACAGCAAAGGGAACTGCAGCTAAGCAGGTGTGGCCAGGAGAGACAGTTCGGCTGCAGCTCCGAGAGTGCCTCAAACGTCCCCCTTGGTCTCTGCTGCCTGCGAGAGAGTGGGAGCCTTTATTCTCTAACCCCAGAGAGAGGAAAAGCGATCCCGTGCACAATCCAGAGGCTGACCTATTACTGTGTCTTCATGCATATTCGCGGCCAGCTCCTCCCGGAGCGCCCTGGGAACCCCATTCCGCTTTACCAATCACAGCGCAGACTCGGGGAGCCGGGGCGGGGTGGCGACTTCTGCAGAGCACACAGTGTCTGGTATTTAGCACAGGGGCACCTTCCTATTGCCAGAACAGAATCTGCCCCTCGCTCCACTCACCCAAACCCCCGGACCTCCTTAATTTCTATGTAAATGGTTGGAGACTGTCGGCTGTAGTCCCAGAGGAGTCCTTGTTTGGAATAGAAAAGGCAGGGTTCTATGTACATAGGCCAGGGGTCCTCCGGCCGTCCTCTCGCGGAAGCTCACCTTTGCACAACCCGCCAGGGTCTCGTGGCGGGTAGCGAGAGCTGCGGTCTGAGCTCCCACGAGCCAGCGCCCTGCAGACCCCAGCCGCCAAGGCGTCCCTCGGCCCTGCCCGTGAGCAGCCGTCGGAGGGCGGTGTCCGACCCACTACGGCCGGGAAGCCCCCGGGAGCTCACAGCGAGGCCTCACCCCCGAGCCGCAGCAGGGCGTCAGGCGGGTCCCGCGGCTCCAGCGGCAGCGCAGCCTTGCTGCCTGCGCCAGAGCTCTCTGGGCGCTCCCGGCCACCGGTGGGAGCGGCGGGGCGGGGCCGCTCCTTCTCCTCCGCGTCCCCGTCCTCCGGGTCCTCGCTGGCGACTGCCTCCGGCACAGGGCACTCGGGCTCCCGGGGGTTGCCAGCGCAACGCCCCTGGCCGCCCTGGCGTGGTGCCGTGGTCATGATCCGGCACATGGACACGATGGCTCGCTGGTTCGCGCACACGTCGTCCGAGAGCACCTGGATGTGCGAGGCCTGCTCGTCCAGGGCGCCCCGCATGGCCCGCACGTCCTCGAACAGGGCCTGCAGCTGCGCCTTCAGGTGCTCCATCAGCTCCTTCATGCCGCCGTTGTACTCGCCCGAGAGCACGTCGCCCACGGCCGGCACGCTGGACACCTCCAGGGGCGCCGGCACGTCGCCGCTGTCCTTGGTCATGAGCTCCAGCGGGCCGTCCTCCATGGGGTCGGGGGCGCGTCCAGCTCCGATGCGTGGGGCAGCGGCTGCGGGGGTCCCGGGGCCGGCGCCTACCGCGCGCGCCCTGCCCACCTCGCCTCGGGGCTGTTCCCGAGTCGGCGCACCCCGTGCAGCGCGCGCCCGCCGGTGCCGTCCAGGCTGAGGCCGCGGTCCGGGGCTCGGGACacccccctccccagccaggcACGGGCGGCGCCCGCGAGTGCGGCGGGGGCGCGGCTCCGGCCGCGCGCCCAGCTGCTGTTTCCAAGGCGACGCACGGTACGTAGGTGACGTGTCTCTGTGGAAACCGGGACGTGGGGCGGGCGAAGCGGAGCGGTGAGGCGCCGCAGTGGGCGGGCCGGGGCGCGCGCCTGGCGTCAGGCTTCGTCAGGCAGCCTGCTCCGTGTCCTGCGAGTCCGTGTGGCACCTGGTGCGGCCGTGGCGGGCGCGCGTGGCTCCGGAGAATGTGGTGTTGTGCGAACGGCATCGTGCACGTGGCCACTTTAGAAGTCCTTGGACTAGATCCTTTACGCCGTACTTccagcagccctggccactccctttctggagctgtgctgggaccTTCTGTGTCTGAGGGCGGGGGcgtgggagagaagcagaaagcatCTGCACTTCGAAATGGAGTTCTCACGGGCGGACGAGCCTGGAACCTTGGAGCCGGGCCGGAGACCCAGAGGCGGCTCAGACCTGCGCTGCAGCGATTGAGGTACAGGAGGTTGCAGAAATGCTCGGTAGGCTGATAGTATCAGGCGGGGCAGCTCTTGGAAATTTGGTTTCCCCAGTAAACACACTAAAGATGTGAAATCCTAGGATTGCATGTTCGGAAACCAGCAACTCAGGCCTGCCTGCTGTTGATGCCTTCTTTGCTTCCTCGGGTTTCTGCATCCACCGAGGTGCTGCACCAGCTGAGGGGCTGTCACCCTAGCACACCCGCCCCTGGTGCGGGTGAGAACACTGGGGGATTGCTTGTGCCTTGCTCCAGAGGCACTCCCACCTCGGAAAGTTGGCAACAGGGCCCCTGGAAGACAGCAAAGCCAGCTCAGTCACTGACCGGGCCCTGAGCCTGAGTAGCCAGCGGCCCGCTGTTACacgtgtgtgttggggggggggggggggagtgccgCTGTTGCCAAGCTCTTCACCTAGGGGAATCTCATCTTCAGCTGCACCCAGGCTGCATTCTTGTGTCTTCACAGTCTCATAAACTTACCCTATGAGCCAAATTATACTCTGCTGCCCAAGGGCCCTAGCTGGGAGTTCCCTGAGTGCAGGTATGGGCACTCAGAGCCAGGGAGGGGTATCAAAGGCTGATGCAAGTGCCGGGAGGCAGGGGTACCACTGACCTGGTGTTTGTGAACTGAGGCTGGATGGAAGCTGAGGGAGTGGCCAGTGATGGGACCACCTGGTGCCTTGTATTCAGATGGTGGCAGAAATTCTGTGTGAAAAAGAAGGGGCTGGTCTTGGTCAAGCAAAGAAGGGGACACATTTCATACTGTTCTGTGGACAGGGGAAATTGTCGGCCAGACCCTCACCTGCCAGACCTGCTCTCTAGCCTGGCCCCTAGCTTTCGCCACACCGCTCCCTTCCTTCTTGGCTGTGTGAGTATTGTCCCCTGCGGCAAGAAGCTCCACTCCTGCTGTATAGCAGTCAAAGCCTCCTCAGTCCATTTCCtctcctaaccctaacacagccAGTGGGTTGCAGTCATGGGACCCCCTCAGGGATTGGAGGCACCAAGATGCTGAAAAGCCATGTGCTGTGGTTTGGTCTCACAGGCCCAGCACAGCTCCTCTGTACCTGTCCAGAGAGGCAGCTACAGATCACCTATCTGAAGTGCTGGGCACATGGCCTGGTGCTGTCGACACCTACTGGGTGCTTGCTGAGGGCTGGATCCTACTAGGGTACTCTGTGTGTTGCAATGTGTGCGTGTACCCGCCAAGTGTCTGAAGTGCTGCACAGGGCCTGGTGCTCTGACACCTTCTGGTTGCGAGCTGAGCAGTGACTGAAGTCACAGAAGTCTGCCTGAAGGACTCCAAGTCAGCCTCAATTTCCTGAGCTTTAGCCTGTGAGGCCACAGAAGCTGTCTGAGTGCTTAGGCTGTTTGCTACCCacctgggggacccagatggtATTGTGTGGTCCACTTTCTGTCTGAGCAGGCTATGCAGCCATTTACAAaaatggaccagcaaatggaagaccctctctgtgtcttccccaaCCCCAGTCACTTgttatttccaataaataaaactttaaaagaaaaacaaggttgATAAAGTGCCCACCTGCTCTAGTCCCCTTGCCTATCACCAGACCCACCATTAAACTTGCACTGGTGCTGAGGCCCAG includes:
- the LOC131479458 gene encoding coiled-coil domain-containing protein 184-like, whose amino-acid sequence is MEDGPLELMTKDSGDVPAPLEVSSVPAVGDVLSGEYNGGMKELMEHLKAQLQALFEDVRAMRGALDEQASHIQVLSDDVCANQRAIVSMCRIMTTAPRQGGQGRCAGNPREPECPVPEAVASEDPEDGDAEEKERPRPAAPTGGRERPESSGAGSKAALPLEPRDPPDALLRLGGEASL